From Juglans regia cultivar Chandler chromosome 9, Walnut 2.0, whole genome shotgun sequence:
gaaaaaaaaactcataaattaacgtACATGCAGGAACTGTGTCCGAACCGGACACAAAAGAAGCATTATTGCACGTGGATGGAGCAAAGTAGACCCGATCCTACttgtttttatctattttatagtctccatcagaaaataataaaaggtCCAAAAAGAGGACGCGCAAACACATTAATATTGGAGAAACAAGGGTGGCTGGCGACCACAATATTGCACGCTTCCATTCATCCATTTGCAtcaattacaatatatatatatatatatatatatatataaatgatatttctatttttaaggGGTGTAAATGCGGGTACAAGTCCTCCGCactatatatttgaaaaatatagataaatttagaatttacgtaaaaaaataatttttaataatggattatacttttttttcaaatagaatacgcgatatttatatattctaagactgtatttaatattgatcatgtaaaatatatgaataatgatatatataatttttatttatttttatcttactaAAAAAAGTGCGAGAAATTGTGAGTAAACCAAGACATTAAATTCACCTATTTCGTACGTGCAAGATTCACGCACACTCTCTGGCCCTATTTCATAAATTCACCTAATTTAAACTCTTACtcgtaaattataattattagtgaaGACGTTATATTAATCACGGTTGTTAGAGATATAAAGGGATtctatatattaacatattatcaGTGTATCAcgtatcttcttcttttttttctctttttttcttccctctcccgtTCTCCCTGTGcctctcccctcctccccctttcccttCTCCTGTTGCCGTCGAAGCTTCCTCACCCCTCGTTGATGTCACTGCCACACCTCACCTTCCTCGCCACTTGCCGATGTTGCCCTTCTCTGTCGATCACCTCCGTCATCATCATCGTTGCTGCCCCTTGATATCATCGCCACTCGCTGACATCCTCACCTCGGTCAACATCTATTCTTTTGGTCGAGCTGAAGGGGTGGGGAGGGGTTGGAAAAAGGAGAGGgaaaggaggaggaggggggaagaaaagagagagagaggaaaaaaagaagaataagaagggGAGACGTGGCACAGTGTGTAGtatttttacttcatttttttttattttatatactgatttttacaatatatcatacatcagcttatttttttttcttcatatcatttaaataatatatttttattctttttatacatttcctttctaccaataaatttgtaatatcaatatattttttatatttgcaatatatcattatatacaatgtaatataattcaattttatacacacaaaataaaaatatataagccaaacaaaaattaaaaataaaataaaaatatgaaaaaattggataaataatatttccaatatattttttagaaaaaaaataaaatatagatgttttaaatgatgaataataaaaagaatttgtattgaaatataaaagtaaaaggtAACGAGAGAgtaaatgaagtataaataatataaaaaaaaaattgtttgaatgatGAACAATACTCGCTACATGTAGTGGGTTACTGTAGCACTTTGTATTGAGAAACGATGCGGGACGGTCGAACTATTAAAGGTAGAAGAGCAGCCTTCCATTAAGACGGGAACAAGTAGGAAAAAACACAATAGACTAACTAGAACTCACCACATAGAATCACAACTTGCAAGACCAAGCTCTTCCTCATTTCATCTCTCCAAGCCTCTTCCTCATTTCGTCTTTGTCGGGGTCGCCTTGCAACTCCTTCTAGAGCCTGTCGCAGACTCTGAGTCATCTCCTTCATAGACTCCTCATCTCCTTCACAAACTTGCAGCCCCTCTCATCTCTAGAGCCCGTCGTAGCCCCTCTCATCTCCAGCCGACATGATGCCAGCACAAATCTAAAATGCTTTATATTTGGAAGAGCAGCACCCCACGTTTATAACTATCTTTAAAATATGTTGTATAAACTAGGGCATAATACAGGCAGATGCCTTTGCAGCcatccaaaacacaaaaactttaatttagataacctttttttttcaaattagagGGATAACCTTTGTGATGGGTACATATGAggattttttccttctctttttgcCTTTTCAGCCGTTTATATGCATCACAACAATTTTGGTGGAGgattttaatggaggaaatGGGTCTTGAGCATATAAAggagaaataagaaaatgagagaggatAATTCGCGAGAAAGAGGAGCAAGCTGGAGGCATTCAGGAGGAGGGAGAACAAGATGTGAGAGAGAGGACATATccacaaagagagagaggggggggggggttgtatAAGTCtctgatcatatatatacaagtgtAGACTAAACACTATAAAATGCTTACATGGTGCACAATTATTGGAGGGCTGCTTAATGAAGAAGAGCAACCAGACCACTCTCCAACTTTTCTTATTtgtattttacatattcttttaCATAATAGGAtgtaactcattttattaacaattttttaaaaaatttatattttttgtatcatACATAAGCAATTGAGAATGGTCTAAATTGTACAATcctataaattataaagaaaaaaaaataatgaaacaaaaaatttatagcttttttaatgtatttctACTTGTTCGTACTGAACAGTGTCCACTTTTACATTAATTATGATTGGCCCATCTCTACGTTAATCTATGGTTGTTGACCTCTCGTAGCATTCACATTGGCCCTATAAATTTccttaaaattttgttaattcGGTTAAAAAACAcacttcataattttttttcttaaattttattcatttttcaaaaacctCTTATATCACATTTTCTATCAtttatctattatattaaaataatatttcttctatattatttctttattacttttttctctcacttctatttataaacttaataactcactattttatattttttcttatgttttgaattattactcTCTaacgaatattttaaataaaaatttaaattcttattttgagggtatgataatattttaattttttttttacatttttgtaactatttaaattatttttaaaattattacttaaaactataataaatatgaacatGAAAAAAAGTGTAAATGATTGAGAGAaagatttgttttatttattagaataaaatatttataaaaaatgatttaggaaTGAAGAGTGGCTCTTCAAATTTAGGGAGCCATCTTCAACATCTCAAAAACTTTCCCTAAAATAAGGAATAGGATGGAGAGGGATTTTTGTcaaaaagttaatttattttttgttaagatTTAGAGAATTAGGGACTGCATCCGCGAATGCTATCAACTTAGGTTTTGCAtgatattgagagagagagagagagagagagagagagagagagagagagaggctataTACCTATATATCTGCACTGCTAAGCAAGTAATGAACATGCATGCGACAATTATATATGTTCTTAATTACAATTGGTAGCTAGCTCTagcatttattaattttctttattaatttagtgtttttatttcattacaatTGGTACCACTCCCAAATAATGGAATTACACCTAACACGAGACCTATTGCTAATGAACTGGGACCATCCAGTCCCGATTGCAATTTTTCATGAGATCATTCACCGGAccctttcattttttcattttttttttgggtcctAAAACTGATCATTTTCCCACTCAAAgatcatggaaaaaaaaaacatatataatattaataactcgaagagtagctagctagctagagtacGTACTGTTTTTGTGCAGGATTGGAGTATTCAAGTACGCcggcatgcatgtatatatagacCAATATGGGGCTGCTTCAGCTTCACCAGAGACAACACAGTAATTATTTGACAagttatttggatgttgagctgatggtagataatttttaaatattaataaaaaataatgaataatttatcaataataataaataataatgaagtagTCTAAAGTGATATGGAAAGATTACCTCACTAATCAAACATAGCCAAATTAATCAGTATTGAAGACAACAGCAGGAATGTGTGGTCTCAtaccataatatatatgtatgcatgcagaTGTAGTGACGGGGCCACATTGTTTCTGATGGGTATGTAGTCACGTACCCATTGAAATCTTGGAATTTTCTTGTATATtagaaattgtaaaaaaataaaataaaattttggcaaGTAATCGGTGTAAGGGGTTTGTTCTATAAACTAGTTTGTAAATTCTGATCAATAGGTTCGGGTTTTAAGTTGGTACATGTTGGCAGGAATCAGTATCGCACGTGGATTCGGCCACATTGTGTTCATGGGCTATGTTTCAAACTACTTAATTCGATCCTCAAAGTTGGGAATACAGATTGGGGTTGTGGGATCCATGGGACAGGGAGAAGCAGCCCTGGTTTGAACTTCGTTAGTCTTGTCAACCATTCATGAGCAAGTCCCAAGCGGAGTGAACATTTTCAATCTGTTTTGGCGTCGGAGTCCTGAATCTAACAATAATTCTAAGTATATGCCAATTCATAAATGTTTCGGACAATCgtgtgattatatatatacaacgaTGAGACAGAACCATAAGACAATAACGAGTTCTATACGTATATGCACTAAGTCCTTCACAGTTTCTATAATGCTTTTATTGAGCTATATAAGTACATTCCAGACGGGATGGTTGTACATTTGCTGCTAGGTTGATAATAATGTCCATTATGCACATTCACCCAGGATGGGCTGCAAATTGggtctctctctgtttttttttttttttgtggtctCAATCATGTCCATTCCGCAGCATATTCATGTCTTTGTCATGCGTCCCTTCCCGTTTAAAATGGGATTTGAGTCCAATCCAACACTGGTAATAATCATGATCCATGAAGGGGGACTCGAGAGCCCATGGGCAGATGCGGGGGATTAAATACGATTCAAACATAAAAGCCATGGTATCGGTTATTCTGTAAGGCCCTGCCTCATTTCCACGTGCAATGGTTGCCTGTGCATCAAAAAACAGGGACGTGGTTACTGGTTAGAACAAAGACTATTCGTTGACCATCGATGCGGGTGTTGACTGTTGAGTCCAAGCTTGGATTGCTCCATTGTTATTTGTCACACTCAAGGTTTCAAataggagggagggagagggagagagagaggctagCCATAACTTTGGGTTGTTTATAAGACGAATACCTCATATGACTTGGTATCAGGACCATGGGGGGCCATGCAGCTATGAAGGCTTGCACCACCTGGGAGAAACCCATCAGCTTTAGCCTGAGAACAAATTTGCGTAATAGTTATGATCTGTGACAGACACACACAATACACATATATTGACAGATCTCAACATGAGAATGACCCTAAAATTCGTTGGTTTTCGAGGAGCATCTGCGGATAGAAATGGCTACTATGCATTTAGAACCACAATACAATGAtgttattcatttcaaattccAATGGCATTAGGAAAAGAAGCTTGACATTTAAATCTTTTTCTGCAGTCTCTTTCTCTATTCATATGAAgggtttttcctttcttttttacatttggTACTCCCATTCAAAGTTCGATTCCAAAACATATTGCTTTTTCCACTCTCCATACAAATAAGTTTACGAAGAGCTTAGCAGttttaactcaaaatttttacCTCATATCCACCATGAATGAGGCCCATGAATTCACTCATACAATTGCGATGGTAATACGGAGGCCGGAAGGTATGCTCAGCAACCACCCATCGAGGAGGGAAAATGACAAAATCAATAAGTGCCACACCGGGTTTGTCAGATGGTGCTGTCAATACTACATTACAGTAGCAAGATACCAATAAAGATTATTAATCCCAAGTTATGATTGAACAGTATAAAGGTTATTacccaaacaaattaaaacaaaaaacaaaaagctatGTTCCCATTAAGCATACCTGTATTTATTGATGGATCACCATGATCAATTAAAACAGTATTGCAAGGGCAGAACTTACTTAGATCATACTGcaagtaaataatattttactccaAATCAGGTCCACAAGGATTATCATAATTGCACACAGAAGTATTCAGTCTCCATGTCTTATCAGTGGGATTAATTCTTTAGCAGTAACACCCACCTTATATGGAAAGTAGTTACCATGCCAGGCAGCTACATTGAAGGGAGAAAAATCTTGTCTTGCAGTAAAAAGTTCACCACCAAACTTCTGTACAATAGTGTAGCCTGGGCAAGAACTCTCTTCAAACCAGGCCACAGGAGCTAGAAAATCCCTTGGAGCAGCCAGACCATTAGCACCTACATGTAATCAAAATTGCAGCTCCACATAATGAATGTTCAACAAAGTAATTTACTCATATGGTTTGAGTAACAAATATTCCAGATTTTGTTCACACATGCCACGGCTAAATGAGAGATTGGGTACCTATGGGCCCAAGATCGGGAAGTTGAAAATGGGTTCCAAAAACCTCAGCAACATAACCACGTGTTGGGCCATCAGGTACATTAACAGAAAAACGAAATCCTTGAGGTAAAACGGCAATTTCACCAGGGGAAACTTGCAATCTCCCACATTCGGTAGTGATCCATAGCCCTACAAAACCAGAATAGTGCATTTAAGCTTACAGGCATGAAGGCATGCATGACTTTTATTCAATTCacgtttaaaaaaaatcgtTCAAGGGGGAATTTACTATTTCTCAtccaaaaatcaatatttttcccTACATCTCCTTAATAGAGGGGAATTTGTGTTTCAGGTGGGACCTCTACAAATTTTACCCCTTCCTAGTCTTTCGTGATAGATAGCTTTCCAACAAGGCAGCAGGGCAAATATATCTAAACAAGAATGATCCAAAGAAACAATGCCTTTCAAGGGATCGCAACAATCACTTACTTCCTTCTTGGGGGACTATCAAGAAGTCACCATCAGCATTGCAAAGGGCACAGTTATCCATCGATTTATTGGCCATGTACCTATACATTGAGTTCCTCTGTTAATCAGGTGAACATTATAACCTCcatagtttcttttttttttatatgtaaaccTCCACAGTTTCAAGTAAAGTTGCATCAAATCTAGTCTCAACAGAAAGAAAGTGCAATTTCTGAATCCGGTGATATCttccaacaatatttctacTGTAGAatctttcaaaactttttttttttttttggatccgTATATAGAATCTTTCAAAACTTGAAATGAAGATGGCCCGAAGTTGAAAAAATGGAACAGACAAACTACATTGAAGCATTTCTTACACCACACTAAGGTATCATGATAGTAACATTATAATGGGACATTGGGCAAATGAACCAGTCGCTAGTTGTCACTGAGCATATACAAGTAAAACCCACTAAAAAAGAACATATTTTTGTCACATTAGCATTTTAACACcacttcaatattttcatggTAAACTAACTAGTGACACTTGGGAGAAGTATCTTTAAAGTTGCGACACCAGTTCAATTATGTGTTTACATCACCATCTAGACAGTGGCAGATCCTCTAAagattaaattcatcaaaagcCAGCTCTTTGATAGCTTGGAAATCAAATTAAAACCCAAAGAAAGCttaaaatcatcacaaatatatttttttcccacttttcaCAAATTCTTAATCTAGAATTCAATGCTCTTTCTTATTGTAGAGATAATGATAATGAAAACCAGACCATAATTATAGCTAACATGAAAGCACTTGTATTCAATGGTTTTCGTAACACTAACAGGTTGATCAATGTCAATTGTAGAAGTGGCTGTCACACTAGATTACTCCTAATTTTCGTTTCACTATCAGAGATTCAATCGAAGATACTATATCAGGAAAAAAACTGGCATAGTTGGATGGAGTGCATCAAATAGAAAACTATAGAGCGCCAATTACATGTGAACTGCAAATCCATGGCGTAGGAGTGAACTGCCAGCCCCACATACAGTATATAACCCATCAATAAAATCTGTTGGTAAGTGGGGAATATCTGCAGGCTTCCATCGTAGTTGAGTTGGTGTGGTTGAACTGTTGGACTCATTAAATTCGCTCACGAGCTTCCCATGCCCCGGGACGCGAGGTTTAAATGGTTCATGCGTAACTGATGGTTTGATTCGATAGAGCCAACtatggaaaggaaaaataaaccaaaaaaaacaaaaaatcaacagCAGAATTATGAATACTAAAATTACGTAACCTGAATCACATAAGATATAGCTTTGGTGAGCTTGAGCGGTCCTCGAATAGAAATAGACGATCAGTACAAAGCTAAAAGCCCCCGAGTAAATCGGTAATTTATCCCAAAcacagaaaagaaagaaagaagaaagccATACATATGAGGCTCAGAAGGAAAAGTAGCAGTGGACGTTTCTATTATGGAAAAAGTGATAAGTAGGGACCTGCGGAGGTTGAGCTTGCGGGGCGAGGTAAAGGAGGTGCCGGATATCTGCTCGGCGTAGAGGCCGTAGGGGCAAGTGAGCGGGCTGTTCTGACCCTCCGGCAGAGCTCCGGGGATCGCCTCCGACACCAAGTGGTTGCCGAACCCAGATTGGTACGACAGTTCCGGGGGGAAATCTGGGCCGTCGATTTTGCTGACCGGTTTGGTCTCCATGTCTAGTCAATCCTGCACAGCACAAGATCAAATGAACGGAGATGATGCAATTTATTCCGATTTGGAGGGGAAGAGGGATGACGTTGATGACGTGGCAAGATTGTCActgaaataatattaatatatatatatatatttttttgtgttttggatatatttaaataagaaaaatataaatataaattattgttatttttaattaggcCTGCAATCTGAGCCCAGAACATAAAGCAGGCCAG
This genomic window contains:
- the LOC108992561 gene encoding homogentisate 1,2-dioxygenase-like; the protein is METKPVSKIDGPDFPPELSYQSGFGNHLVSEAIPGALPEGQNSPLTCPYGLYAEQISGTSFTSPRKLNLRSWLYRIKPSVTHEPFKPRVPGHGKLVSEFNESNSSTTPTQLRWKPADIPHLPTDFIDGLYTVCGAGSSLLRHGFAVHMYMANKSMDNCALCNADGDFLIVPQEGRLWITTECGRLQVSPGEIAVLPQGFRFSVNVPDGPTRGYVAEVFGTHFQLPDLGPIGANGLAAPRDFLAPVAWFEESSCPGYTIVQKFGGELFTARQDFSPFNVAAWHGNYFPYKYDLSKFCPCNTVLIDHGDPSINTVLTAPSDKPGVALIDFVIFPPRWVVAEHTFRPPYYHRNCMSEFMGLIHGGYEAKADGFLPGGASLHSCMAPHGPDTKSYEATIARGNEAGPYRITDTMAFMFESYLIPRICPWALESPFMDHDYYQCWIGLKSHFKREGTHDKDMNMLRNGHD